The Anoplopoma fimbria isolate UVic2021 breed Golden Eagle Sablefish chromosome 20, Afim_UVic_2022, whole genome shotgun sequence genome includes a window with the following:
- the LOC129109033 gene encoding methyltransferase-like protein 27 — protein MSEECSRTVDDLRTLLKSIKEVDTQQRMKFYDNWAETYEQDHLTMGYKAPNQTVKFLFDNFSGGPEELQVLDVACGSGWVANLMVELGFKHFVGVDGSQGMLDQAAKTGHYKELKLALLGTEPLPAQTGVFDVVMIVGALRDGFVPVSVIRELCLAAKPGGYVCMSRNNTKSESGNKYKVSMEKELQLMEEEGLWTHVITKEMDKYMIDVYNYGEGEQNEKYLYGTMYLYRKSPN, from the exons ATGTCAGAAGAATGCAGCAGAACTGTGGACGATTTGAGGACCTTACTCAAGTCCATCAAAGAAGTCGATACTCAGCAAAGGATGAAGTTCTACGACAACTGGGCAGAGACGTACGAACAG GATCACCTGACGATGGGCTACAAGGCACCAAACCAGACCGTAAAATTCCTGTTTGATAACTTCTCTGGGGGTCCTGAAGAACTTCAGGTTCTTGATGTCGCCTGTGGGTCTGGATGGGTCGCTAACCTG ATGGTTGAACTGGGCTTCAAGCACTTTGTGGGAGTGGACGGCAGTCAAGGCATGCTGGATCAAGCTGCTAAGACCGGCCACTATAAGGAGCTCAAACTGGCCTTACTGGGAACAGAACCACTGCCTGCACAGACTG GTGTGTTTGATGTGGTGATGATCGTTGGCGCTTTACGAGATGGTTTTGTGCCGGTCAGCGTCATCAGGGAGCTCTGCCTCGCTGCCAAACCAG GAGGATATGTTTGCATGTCgagaaacaacacaaagtcaGAGTCTGGAAACAAATACAAGGTGTCAATGGAGAAAGAGCTgcagctgatggaggaggagggactaTGGACTCATGTGATCACCAAAGAGATGGACAAATACATGATAGATGTGTATAATTATGGTGAAGGTGAGCAGAATGAGAAATACCTCTATGGGACCATGTACTTGTATAGGAAGTCACCTAATTAG
- the LOC129109029 gene encoding methyltransferase-like protein 27 — protein sequence MNQSPASLIPLLLYLDSLFTHRQVSGRVLTMSEECSRTVDDLRTLLKSSDGFNSQQRMKFYDSWAETYEQDLQMVNFRAPNLGVDLLNANFSGNREEVQVLDVACGSGLVTKLMVELGFKHFVGVDGSQGMLDQAAKTGLYKELKLALLGTEPLPAQTGTFDVVIIVGALDTGFVPVSVVRELCHAAKPGGFVCISRGDHRGTAGTEYKKDLERVLQLMEEEGLWSPVGLKQTDRYMEDLDLNPEEVQELQQEERYIRGTGYLYKKAIHSNKLSN from the exons GCAGGTTTCAGGTCGTGTCCTCACCATGTCAGAAGAATGCAGCAGAACTGTGGACGATTTGAGGACCTTACTCAAGTCCAGCGACGGATTCAATTCACAGCAAAGGATGAAGTTCTACGACAGCTGGGCAGAGACGTACGAACAG GATCTCCAGATGGTAAACTTCAGAGCACCGAATTTGGGGGTAGATTTGCTGAATGCCAACTTCTCTGGGAATCGTGAGGAGGTTCAGGTTCTGGATGTTGCCTGTGGGTCTGGACTGGTCACTAAACTG ATGGTTGAACTGGGCTTCAAGCACTTTGTGGGAGTGGACGGCAGTCAAGGCATGCTGGATCAAGCTGCTAAGACCGGCCTCTATAAGGAGCTCAAACTGGCCTTACTGGGAACAGAACCACTGCCTGCACAGACTG GTACGTTTGATGTGGTGATCATCGTCGGTGCTCTGGATACTGGTTTTGTACCAGTCAGTGTTGTCAGGGAGCTCTGCCACGCCGCCAAACCAG gtGGTTTTGTCTGCATATCCAGAGGCGACCACAGAGGAACAGCAGGAACAGAATACAAGAAGGATCTGGAGAGAGTGCTgcagctgatggaggaggagggactgTGGAGTCCAGTAGGACTGAAACAGACGGACAGATACATGGAGGACCTAGATCTGAACCCTGAGGAAGtccaggagctgcagcaggaggagagataCATCAGAGGGACTGGTTATCTGTACAAGAAAGCAATCCAttcaaataaattatcaaaCTGA